The Triticum aestivum cultivar Chinese Spring chromosome 7B, IWGSC CS RefSeq v2.1, whole genome shotgun sequence genome window below encodes:
- the LOC123156942 gene encoding la-related protein 6B, whose translation MAQDEVPESSSPSSAAAGRLNAAAPEFTPRSAAPHQAHPHRRGPHHHHHHHHQPHHQHQHQYRHQHHHQGEDEGDAAAVVDNAQLVLPEELARRVVKQVEFYFSDVNLATTDHLMKYITKDPDGFVPMTVVASFRKIRELIDRSLLPGALRTSTELVVSDDGKMVRRRVPFSDVDAEEVQSRIIVAEKLPEDHRYQNLMRIFSTVGSVKSIRTCYPQGIDISAGKSSRIEMLFANKLHAFVEYGTVEDAEKAVAEFSGGRNWRDGPRVRSLLGCLKHGIGQGRKGGDEEAADEDDPEEYEAEDAAQGEDGFYDKAGMRQGRGRGRGGRGRGRGQYHGQSRDGGHPIGTPPSNHSAEHPVVSKPPPGPRMPDGTKGFAMGRGKPQVSPAVLSDV comes from the exons ATGGCTCAAGACGAGGTCCCGGAGTCCTCTTCCCCCTCTTCGGCGGCGGCTGGTCGCCTGAACGCCGCCGCGCCGGAGTTCACCCCCCGATCCGCCGCCCCGCACCAAGCCCATCCCCATCGCCGCGggccccaccatcaccaccaccaccaccaccagccgcatcaccagcaccagcaccagtaccgccaccagcaccaccaccagggaGAGGATGAGGGGGATGCCGCGGCGGTGGTGGATAACGCTCAGCTCGTCCTGCCCGAGGAGCTCGCTCGCCGGGTCGTCAAGCAG GTGGAATTTTACTTCAGTGATGTCAATCTAGCCACAACTGACCATCTGATGAAGTATATTACTAAAGATCCAGATGGATTTG TGCCGATGACAGTGGTTGCATCCTTCAGGAAGATTCGAGAATTAATTGATAGATCCTTGTTGCCTGGTGCATTACGTACATCAACAGAGCTG GTAGTTTCAGATGACGGGAAGATGGTTAGGCGACGAGTGCCCTTCTCTGATGTGGATGCTGAAGAAGTTCAG TCTCGAATTATTGTTGCTGAAAAATTACCTGAGGATCATCGCTATCAGAATCTTATGAGGATTTTCTCAACTGTTGGGAG TGTGAAATCAATACGTACTTGCTATCCACAAGGGATTGACATTTCTGCCGGCAAATCATCAAGGATTGAGATGCTTTTTGCTAATAAG CTGCATGCTTTTGTGGAGTATGGAACTGTTGAAGATGCTGAAAAGGCG GTTGCCGAGTTTAGTGGCGGCAGAAACTGGAGGGATGGGCCTAGAGTTCGTTCGCTGCTTGGTTGCCTG AAACATGGGATTGGTCAAGGAAGAAAAGGTGGAGATGAGGAGGCTGCGGATGAAGATGACCCTGAAGAGTatgaagcagaggatgctgcccaG GGTGAGGATGGTTTCTATGACAAAGCTGGAATGAGGCAAGGGAGAGGCCGAGGACGTGGGGGAAGAGGCCGTGGCCGGGGCCAGTACCATGGCCAGAGTCGGGATGGCGGACATCCAATCGGCACTCCTCCATCAAATCACAGTGCTGAGCATCCGGTGGTGTCAAAGCCGCCTCCTGGTCCGCGTATGCCGGATGGCACAAAAGGATTTGCCATGGGGCGAGGGAAGCCCCAGGTCAGCCCCGCAGTGCTGTCTGATGTTTAG
- the LOC123156943 gene encoding uncharacterized protein: MNRMRRIAGMGKSKKAPSAVQKDKDESIVFFRELYKHEEDTDVNLLEPIYSVEFDAIQGGHMSKPPPGKGDLLVPINEKRDYDWPKTPPVAPMLPSLKMEMEASSSETVVSPKKKELPIPITQPAKPSASRFIGKTEAPKTSAKLPAGSSSSNYAKSQPCTTERRPASAYATLPNRQQNPDAKANTGTSSSSSRAHSHTYYANASQDSSGASTAKAVEAPGEAPYTAPKNLLTTGSIFARRRASTTAVARAPPLGVDAKVESAKARRPPSAAARTSKELQVDARKNALPSKGKAVAGGGSEPACNSGGRAGTSKTAPAKGMRKTDGKNERRPRFADQ, encoded by the exons ATGAACCGCATGAGGAGGATCGCGGGGATGGGCAAGAGCAAGAAGGCCCCGTCCGCGGTTCAGAAGGACAAGGACGAGAGCATAGTTTTCTTCCGGGAGCTGTACAAGCATGAGGAAGATACGGATGTGAACCTCCTGGAGCCGATCTACTCCGTGGAGTTCGACGCCATCCAAG GTGGTCACATGTCCAAGCCTCCCCCGGGGAAGGGAGATCTCCTCGTGCCGATCAACGAGAAGCGCGACTATGACTG GCCCAAGACCCCTCCAGTTGCACCAATGTTGCCTTCCCTCAAGATGGAAATGGAAGCCAGCTCCTCCGAAACGGTGGTTTCTCCTAAAAAAAAGGAGCTACCCATCCCGATCACGCAACCTGCTAAACCTTCAGCTTCAAGG TTCATCGGCAAGACAGAGGCGCCCAAAACATCAGCCAAGCTTCCAGCAGGTTCTTCGTCAAGCAACTATGCCAAGAGCCAGCCTTGCACGACCGAGAGGAGACCAGCTTCAGCTTACGCTACTCTGCCCAACAGGCAGCAGAATCCAGATGCCAAAGCCAATACTGGCACGAGCAGCAGCTCAAGCAGGGCACACTCGCACACGTACTACGCAAATGCAAGCCAGGACAGCAGCGGTGCAAGTACGGCCAAGGCGGTGGAGGCGCCAGGAGAAGCCCCTTACACGGCGCCCAAGAATCTGCTCACGACTGGGTCTATTTTCGcacggcgcagggcatcgacgacGGCAGTGGCGAGAGCTCCTCCATTGGGCGTGGACGCCAAAGTCGAGAGCGCGAAGGCAAGGAGGCCACCGTCTGCTGCGGCAAGAACTTCCAAGGAGCTGCAGGTAGATGCCAGGAAGAATGCTTTACCGTCCAAGGGCAAGGCTGtggccggcggcggcagcgagccTGCCTGCAACAGCGGTGGCCGCGCCGGCACCAGCAAGACCGCGCCAGCAAAGGGAATGCGAAAAACAGACGGCAAGAATGAGCGGAGACCGAGGTTTGCAGACCAGTGA
- the LOC123162619 gene encoding uncharacterized protein — MDVYCCLMVMIPTLFLAVPVTWIIQNMAWMKENDFVLALTCLTMITTVLLYLWSIPLVSRVAIVSVDAMFRLMVVFMASFAPSFVLALFGRLLLLYYFSISMMMMAVMFGYVFAANQHRKFSASLVLLEVKDDNGEARSRPTRS, encoded by the exons ATGGACGTGTATTGTTGTCTCATGGTTATGATTCCCACCTTGTTCCTCGCTGTTCCGGTGACATGGATCATTCAAAACATGGCATGGATGAAGGAAAACGACTTTGTGCTGGCTCTGACGTGTTTAACAATGATCACCACGGTGTTGCTTTACCTTTGGTCTATACCTCTGGTCAGCAGGGTAGCCATTGTATCTGTGGATGCCATGTTTCGTCTTATGGTTGTTTTCATGGCATCGTTCGCTCCCAGCTTTGTTCTCGCCCTCTTCGGTCGTCTTCTGTTGCTGTATTACTTCTCGAtatcgatgatgatgatggcagttATGTTTGGGTATGTCTTTGCTGCGAATCAGCACAG GAAATTTTCTGCGAGCTTGGTTTTGCTTGAAGTTAAGGACGACAATGGAGAAGCAAGAAGTCGTCCAACAAGGTCCTGA